From the Limisphaerales bacterium genome, one window contains:
- a CDS encoding histidine decarboxylase, whose translation MPGTLSPEDVARLDAFHAMIHEQTQVFAGYPVTANFNYHDLFRFLDYPLNNIGDPFDPCTYHLHSREFEREVLDWFAELQAAPKGDWWGYVTNGGTEGNLYGLYLARELYPNGMVYFSQDTHYSVSKNLRLLRMPHIMIKSQPSGAMDLEDLEESLRIHRDVPPIIFANIGTTMREGVDDIPAIQGMIKNLAIPESYIHADAALCGMTLPFIDGAPEFNFSSGIHSMSISGHKLIGSPLPCGVVLALKLHVDRIARSIEYVGTLDTTITGSRNAITPLMLWYAIRQRDKEGFRAVVAECLAGAEYAVEQLNAIGVKAWRNPHAITVVLPKPSGLVLDKWQLAVQGEIAHIMVMPHVDRDRIDRLVSDITANPV comes from the coding sequence ATGCCCGGTACGCTCAGCCCGGAGGATGTTGCGAGGTTGGATGCGTTTCATGCGATGATTCATGAACAGACGCAGGTTTTTGCCGGCTATCCGGTCACGGCTAATTTTAATTATCACGATCTCTTTCGGTTTCTGGATTATCCACTGAACAACATCGGCGATCCGTTTGATCCCTGTACGTATCATCTCCATTCGCGCGAGTTTGAGCGTGAGGTGCTTGATTGGTTTGCGGAATTGCAGGCTGCGCCGAAGGGCGATTGGTGGGGCTATGTCACCAACGGCGGCACGGAGGGGAATCTTTATGGGCTCTATCTCGCGCGCGAGTTGTACCCGAACGGGATGGTGTATTTTTCGCAGGATACCCATTACAGCGTGAGCAAAAATTTGCGATTGCTGCGGATGCCGCACATCATGATCAAATCACAGCCCAGCGGCGCGATGGATTTGGAGGACCTCGAGGAATCCCTTCGCATTCACCGCGATGTGCCGCCCATTATTTTTGCCAATATCGGCACCACCATGCGCGAAGGTGTGGATGATATTCCGGCGATACAGGGGATGATTAAAAATTTAGCCATCCCCGAATCGTACATCCACGCCGATGCCGCGTTGTGCGGGATGACGCTGCCGTTCATTGATGGGGCACCGGAGTTCAACTTTTCCAGCGGGATCCACAGCATGTCCATCAGCGGCCACAAACTCATCGGTTCGCCGTTGCCGTGTGGCGTGGTACTGGCACTAAAGCTACACGTGGATCGCATCGCCCGCAGCATCGAATACGTCGGCACGTTAGATACCACCATCACCGGCTCGCGCAACGCCATCACGCCACTGATGCTGTGGTACGCCATTCGGCAGCGCGACAAAGAAGGCTTCCGCGCCGTGGTGGCCGAATGCCTTGCGGGCGCGGAATACGCCGTGGAACAGCTCAACGCCATTGGCGTAAAGGCGTGGCGCAACCCGCACGCCATCACCGTGGTGCTCCCCAAGCCCTCCGGCTTGGTGCTCGATAAATGGCAGCTCGCCGTGCAGGGAGAGATCGCACACATTATGGTGATGCCCCACGTGGATCGCGACCGGATAGACCGTCTCGTGTCCGATATTACCGCTAACCCAGTTTAG
- a CDS encoding SUMF1/EgtB/PvdO family nonheme iron enzyme, protein MFLRVSGMIGVALLIACATGGNDKKLPTGNAGKPAEPAKVDFVKQIKPILEFNCVGCHREGEAEEHGGGYQLDVKEKAIKGRRIRPGDHERSMVWESMTLPLDDEEVMPPKEKEQRPSKEEIELIALWIDQGATWPDGLQLEPKKKIIKGEDENKIIDAIRTKIIANHKPVAEKEMKLFVDKVPNTLSDFTMVPIKGGTFLMGSPADETGRDENEGPQRRVTVSAFWIGKHEVTWDEYHKFMYYEKNVNLKKGTREYYLDSVATPTKPYVNMDFGMGTGQHPAISMTQHAANKYCQWLSAKTGHFYRLPTEAEWEYACRAGTTTAFSWGNEADRATLNAKTWNSGNTLDPVTFDVGYRKVGLKPPNPWGLFDMHGNVFEWVLDGGAPYKASKSILVDPWVKGSKPYPHVARGGSFHPNFSKSTMRSSARIFSGPHWKQQDPQLPKSIWYLTDATFMGMRVVRPLEVPTQEEMKAYWNNGVEYDVPLN, encoded by the coding sequence ATGTTTTTACGCGTATCTGGAATGATCGGCGTGGCGTTACTCATCGCCTGCGCCACGGGTGGTAACGATAAAAAGCTGCCGACCGGTAATGCGGGCAAACCTGCTGAGCCGGCGAAGGTGGATTTCGTAAAGCAGATCAAGCCAATCCTGGAATTCAATTGCGTGGGCTGCCACCGCGAGGGAGAAGCGGAAGAGCACGGCGGCGGCTATCAACTCGACGTCAAAGAGAAGGCCATCAAAGGGCGGCGTATTCGGCCTGGCGATCACGAGCGTAGTATGGTTTGGGAATCCATGACCCTGCCTTTAGATGACGAGGAAGTGATGCCGCCCAAAGAAAAAGAACAGCGGCCTTCGAAAGAGGAGATTGAGCTGATTGCATTATGGATCGACCAAGGCGCAACTTGGCCGGATGGTTTGCAGCTTGAGCCCAAGAAAAAAATCATCAAAGGCGAGGACGAAAACAAAATCATCGATGCCATCCGCACCAAAATCATAGCCAATCATAAACCGGTCGCTGAGAAGGAGATGAAGTTGTTCGTGGACAAAGTGCCGAACACCTTATCAGATTTCACGATGGTTCCCATCAAGGGCGGCACCTTCCTAATGGGTAGCCCCGCAGATGAAACCGGGCGTGATGAAAATGAAGGTCCGCAGCGGCGTGTGACCGTGTCGGCTTTCTGGATTGGCAAACATGAGGTTACTTGGGATGAGTATCACAAGTTCATGTATTACGAGAAAAACGTGAATCTAAAAAAAGGCACGAGGGAGTATTATCTCGATTCAGTCGCTACTCCCACTAAGCCGTATGTGAACATGGATTTCGGGATGGGGACGGGGCAGCACCCGGCAATCTCCATGACACAACATGCGGCCAATAAATACTGCCAATGGCTCAGTGCCAAGACGGGTCATTTTTATCGACTACCAACCGAGGCGGAATGGGAATACGCCTGTCGTGCGGGTACCACCACGGCGTTCTCATGGGGCAACGAGGCAGACCGTGCCACCTTGAACGCCAAAACGTGGAATAGCGGCAATACGCTGGATCCGGTGACCTTTGATGTGGGCTACCGCAAGGTAGGCCTCAAACCCCCCAACCCTTGGGGCTTGTTTGATATGCACGGCAATGTGTTCGAATGGGTACTGGATGGTGGCGCGCCGTACAAAGCCTCCAAGAGTATCCTTGTCGATCCCTGGGTGAAGGGGAGTAAACCGTATCCGCATGTGGCGAGAGGCGGGTCGTTTCACCCCAATTTCTCCAAAAGCACTATGCGTAGTTCGGCTCGGATATTTTCAGGTCCCCACTGGAAACAACAGGATCCGCAGCTGCCCAAGAGTATTTGGTACCTAACCGATGCCACCTTCATGGGGATGCGGGTTGTTCGCCCGCTCGAAGTGCCTACTCAGGAGGAAATGAAGGCCTACTGGAACAACGGTGTTGAATATGATGTGCCGCTAAACTAG
- a CDS encoding Gfo/Idh/MocA family oxidoreductase, producing the protein MKKKSKTNVNRRHFLKSSGKVAAASAVLSQLPIERVAHAAVSDTISVALVGCGGRGSGAVSQIRNTKGNTKLVAVADVNAGKAKDRVAGYRKQFNDWVDVPEDRIFGGLDGYKSAIDSGADLVVIATPPAFKPQQFEYAVKAGKHIFCEKPVASDAPGVRRVLAATQEAKKKNLMVGIGLQRRHEERYINNIKRLHDGAIGEINLMRVYWNGRGIWYRDRTPEQTEMTFQCNNWYHFIWASGDQICEQHIHNLDVGNWVMQGYPVMANGMGGGEMRQVGKTYGDRTKTQIFDHTFVEYTYANGHKMYSQGRHLGGNATFGQVAEYAHGSKGTCKLASSINPFDGDPIPIQGKGGGHQQEQTDLIESLANGEIYNEGEYGAKATFTAILGREACYSGRQLKWDDLLNKGHDYCPGIDKWTVDSDPPAMKGEDGKYPVPQPGIWNPFA; encoded by the coding sequence ATGAAAAAAAAATCTAAAACCAACGTCAACCGGCGTCATTTCCTTAAATCCTCCGGCAAGGTGGCCGCCGCAAGTGCGGTGCTGAGCCAGTTACCCATCGAACGCGTGGCGCACGCTGCCGTCAGCGACACGATAAGCGTAGCACTCGTGGGCTGTGGGGGGCGCGGCAGTGGTGCCGTGAGCCAAATCAGGAACACCAAAGGGAACACCAAACTCGTCGCCGTGGCCGATGTAAATGCGGGGAAAGCCAAAGATCGTGTTGCCGGTTATAGGAAGCAGTTTAATGATTGGGTAGACGTTCCCGAGGACAGGATCTTTGGCGGGCTCGATGGCTACAAGTCGGCGATCGATTCGGGTGCAGATCTGGTCGTCATCGCAACGCCGCCGGCCTTTAAGCCGCAGCAGTTTGAGTACGCGGTGAAAGCAGGTAAACACATCTTTTGTGAGAAACCGGTTGCTTCCGACGCTCCGGGAGTCCGGCGTGTGCTGGCAGCCACTCAGGAGGCAAAGAAAAAGAATCTCATGGTCGGGATTGGGCTGCAACGGCGCCACGAGGAGCGGTATATTAACAACATCAAACGCCTTCACGACGGTGCGATTGGTGAGATCAACCTAATGCGAGTCTATTGGAACGGTCGCGGAATTTGGTACCGTGACCGCACGCCCGAGCAAACCGAAATGACCTTTCAGTGCAACAACTGGTATCATTTCATCTGGGCCAGCGGCGATCAGATTTGCGAGCAGCACATTCACAATCTCGACGTGGGTAACTGGGTCATGCAGGGCTATCCGGTTATGGCAAACGGAATGGGCGGCGGCGAGATGCGCCAAGTGGGGAAAACATACGGCGACCGCACGAAGACGCAGATTTTCGATCATACCTTCGTTGAGTACACCTATGCCAACGGTCACAAGATGTACAGTCAGGGTCGCCATCTCGGCGGCAACGCAACCTTCGGTCAAGTCGCCGAGTACGCCCACGGCAGCAAGGGTACATGCAAACTGGCTTCTTCCATCAACCCGTTCGATGGCGACCCAATCCCAATCCAAGGCAAAGGCGGCGGTCACCAGCAGGAGCAAACTGACCTTATTGAATCTCTAGCGAATGGGGAAATCTACAACGAAGGGGAGTACGGCGCTAAGGCAACCTTCACGGCCATCCTTGGTCGCGAGGCTTGTTATTCGGGCCGCCAGCTCAAGTGGGACGATCTGTTGAACAAGGG